One region of Mangifera indica cultivar Alphonso chromosome 3, CATAS_Mindica_2.1, whole genome shotgun sequence genomic DNA includes:
- the LOC123210302 gene encoding sulfate transporter 3.1-like, whose translation MGNADYVYSSKENGEPVHRVAVPPPQPFFKSFKYNLKETFFPDDPLRQFKNQPTFKKFILGLQYFLPIFEWAPRYSFQFLKADVIAGITIASLAIPQGISYAKLANLPPILGLYSSFVPPLVYAMMGSSKDLAVGTVAVASLLIASMLGKEVNATENPQLYLQLAFTATFFAGVFQASLGLLRLGFIVDFLSHATIIGFMGGAATVVSLQQLKGILGLGHFTHSTDIISVMSSVFTQTNKWRWETAVLGFCFLFFLLTTRYFSKRKPKFFWISAMAPLTSVILGSILVYLTHAERHGVEVIGQLKKGLNPPSVTTLFFGSSHLTAAIKTGVVTGVIAMAEGIAVGRSFAMFKNYHVDGNKEMIAFGMMNIAGSCTSCYLTTGPFSRSAVNFNAGCKTAMSNVVMAVAVMVTLLFLTPLFHYTPIVVLSAIIIAAMLGLIDYEAAIHLWKVDKFDFVVCMGAYIGVVFVNIEVGLMVAVSISLLRVLLFVARPRTIVLGNIPNSEIYRNVEQYTDANSIPGILILEINAPIYFANSSYLRERIARWVDEEEERLKSSGESTLQYVILNMGGVGNIDTSGISMLEEIKKVFDRRALKFVLANPGAEVSKKLDKSKFMENIGQEWIYLTVGEAVAACNFRLHTCKPNPEKEESESWNNV comes from the exons ATGGGTAATGCAGACTACGTTTACTCTTCTAAAGAAAATGGCGAGCCTGTACATCGTGTTGCGGTTCCGCCACCGCAACCGTTTTTCAAATCGTTCAAGTATAATCTCAAGGAGACGTTCTTTCCTGATGACCCACTTCGGCAGTTCAAGAACCAGCCAActtttaagaaatttattttaggcCTTCAGTATTTTCTGCCTATCTTCGAATGGGCTCCTCGTTACAGTTTCCAGTTCTTGAAAGCCGACGTTATCGCTGGGATCACTATTGCCAGTCTCGCAATCCCGCAAGGGATCAGTTATGCCAAACTGGCTAACTTGCCACCAATTCTTGGCCTGT ATTCGAGCTTTGTTCCACCATTAGTGTATGCAATGATGGGGAGTTCAAAAGATTTGGCTGTGGGAACTGTGGCGGTTGCCTCACTTCTCATAGCTTCGATGCTGGGTAAGGAAGTTAATGCTACCGAGAATCCGCAGCTTTATCTTCAACTTGCTTTCACCGCAACGTTCTTCGCCGGAGTTTTTCAAGCTTCCTTAGGATTGCTAag GCTAGGGTTCATCGTGGATTTCTTATCACATGCCACGATAATTGGCTTTATGGGAGGTGCTGCAACAGTAGTGTCCCTGCAACAGCTAAAAGGAATCCTTGGGCTTGGTCATTTCACCCATTCCACCGATATTATCTCTGTTATGAGCTCTGTCTTCACCCAAACAAACAAG TGGCGATGGGAAACCGCCGTATTGGGCTTTTGTTTCCTCTTCTTCCTTCTCACCACCAGATACTTT AGCAAGAGGAAACCCAAGTTTTTCTGGATATCAGCAATGGCGCCACTGACGTCGGTCATTCTTGGAAGCATTCTCGTTTATCTCACCCATGCCGAGAGGCACGGCGTTGAAGTG ATAGGACAATTAAAGAAGGGGTTGAATCCACCGTCTGTTACAACTCTGTTTTTTGGATCCTCTCATCTCACGGCAGCTATCAAAACAGGCGTCGTCACCGGTGTCATAGCTATGGCT GAAGGAATAGCTGTGGGGAGAAGCTTTGCAATGTTCAAGAACTATCACGTTGATGGCAACAAAGAGATGATTGCTTTTGGGATGATGAACATTGCCGGTTCTTGCACTTCTTGCTACCTAACAACAGGGCCATTTTCTCGGTCAGCTGTAAATTTCAACGCAGGCTGCAAAACAGCAATGTCCAACGTTGTTATGGCAGTAGCAGTGATGGTCACATTGCTTTTTCTAACGCCACTGTTCCATTACACGCCCATCGTGGTTCTCTCTGCCATTATAATTGCTGCAATGCTCGGTCTTATAGACTACGAAGCAGCTATCCATCTTTGGAAAGTCGATAAATTTGACTTCGTTGTGTGCATGGGCGCCTATATTGGCGTTGTCTTCGTCAACATTGAGGTTGGGCTGATGGTTGCCGTTTCGATTTCCTTGCTGAGGGTGCTTCTGTTTGTGGCGAGGCCGCGGACGATTGTTCTTGGAAATATTCCGAATTCGGAGATATACAGAAATGTTGAACAATACACTGATGCAAATTCTATTCCCGGAATTCTCATACTAGAGATCAACGCTCCCATTTACTTCGCCAATTCGAGCTACTTAAGAGAAAGGATTGCGAGATGGGTCGATGAAGAGGAAGAGAGGTTGAAATCTTCAGGAGAGTCCACCTTACAATATGTCATACTGAACATGGGAG GCGTTGGGAACATTGACACCAGTGGGATAAGCATGCTAGAGGAGATCAAGAAAGTTTTTGACAGAAGGGCACTCAAG TTTGTATTGGCGAATCCTGGAGCTGAGGTGTCGAAGAAGCTTGACAAGTCAAAGTTCATGGAGAATATAGGGCAAGAATGGATATATTTGACAGTAGGAGAAGCTGTTGCAGCATGCAATTTTAGGCTTCATACATGCAAACCAAACCCTGAGAAGGAAGAATCAGAGTCATGGAATAATGTCTAA